In the Adlercreutzia equolifaciens DSM 19450 genome, one interval contains:
- a CDS encoding phage tail tape measure protein yields MAGKDEAKIKFSADTSEFSAAIKRAGDSMVQLRGELKLNEAQMANAGQSVDGLSKKHDLLVQHDAALSQKIEALNGKLEKAREIWGENSQEAQRYANQITAARTAQERVRGQIEAVSEALDGQREAEQRAESALGKLNATIDEQQAEVSRLAEEYKGAVVQYGRTSDEANELESALREANAALNDSKGRLADAERACDELTGSLYDMADSALDGKNSIEELAAGTMLADFGEAAIDAATEAVKRLVVESDTAASKIKTAFGGYASEQFGELEDALKRIYASNYGDSLEDIADAGREVVAVLGNDLSTESFEELTTQAIILRDAFDIDVNESIKAANQLMTQFGYDGKAAYDMLAAGCQEGLNANGEWLDAVSEYSVYYEQLGLSAEDMFNTMAAGSKTFLNGTDKAGDAIKEFSIRAIDMSDSSKEGFELMGLSADDFAARIAAGGDTARDATIETVNALLAMEDPIKQNTAGVDLFGTMWEDMGRDGMEAMLGLMGAAADTAGTMDEIDQIRYDNVADQAEGLKRRFESEILMPLVDVIQPALGEFFAFASDNFSWLGPVVAGVAVAFGVLGTAMAISGTIQAVTGAMAALNITMNMNPVVLIVSAIAALVTAFILLWNNCEEFRNFWTGLWDSICQTASAAADWFMANVIAPVGDFFTKLGETVSGVWEYVAAAAQQGWDAICNAVQVGIMFVQEIISAGVELLLVPWNFVWQNFGVYLQAAWDGIFSIVSAGLDTIGSWLSEKLSVLSALWSAGWSAISTAASSSWSAITSIVGAGIDAVHSWVSDKVQMVRAVWDVCWGAVSSRVQAAWSTVTSVVAAGVSVVQEKFNAVKSTAESVWNAVKSAIETPIKAAVSTVKGAIDKIKGFFNFSWKLPDLKLPHPYIEGSFSLNPPSVPHFGIKWYANGAILTRPTIFGALGDKLMGGGEAGPEAVLPISKLQGYIDASFERNREYGDDVDRLIEAMAANQGQTNNFYGVKSPSDVVRALRISRTYGLAGDRNG; encoded by the coding sequence ATGGCGGGCAAGGACGAGGCCAAAATTAAGTTCAGCGCCGACACATCTGAGTTCAGCGCCGCAATCAAGAGGGCCGGAGACTCCATGGTTCAGCTTCGCGGCGAGTTGAAGTTGAACGAAGCGCAGATGGCCAACGCAGGCCAGAGCGTCGACGGACTATCCAAGAAGCACGACCTGCTCGTGCAGCATGACGCGGCCCTCTCGCAGAAGATCGAGGCCCTGAACGGCAAGCTGGAGAAGGCCCGCGAGATCTGGGGCGAGAACTCCCAGGAGGCGCAGCGCTACGCCAACCAGATCACCGCCGCCCGCACCGCCCAGGAGCGGGTGCGCGGCCAGATCGAGGCCGTGAGCGAGGCCCTTGACGGCCAGCGCGAGGCCGAGCAGCGTGCCGAGAGCGCGCTCGGCAAGTTGAACGCGACCATCGACGAGCAGCAGGCCGAGGTGTCCCGCCTCGCCGAAGAGTACAAGGGCGCGGTCGTCCAGTACGGCCGGACGTCCGACGAGGCCAATGAGCTGGAGTCGGCCCTGCGCGAGGCCAACGCGGCCCTGAACGACAGCAAGGGCCGGCTCGCCGATGCCGAGCGTGCCTGCGACGAGTTGACCGGATCGCTGTACGACATGGCCGACTCGGCGCTCGACGGGAAGAACTCCATCGAGGAGCTGGCGGCCGGCACCATGCTCGCCGACTTCGGCGAGGCCGCCATCGACGCCGCTACCGAGGCCGTCAAAAGGCTCGTGGTCGAGTCCGACACGGCGGCGAGCAAGATCAAGACCGCCTTCGGCGGCTATGCGTCCGAGCAGTTCGGCGAGCTTGAGGACGCGCTGAAGCGCATCTACGCCAGCAACTACGGCGACAGCCTGGAGGACATCGCGGACGCGGGCCGCGAGGTGGTGGCGGTGCTGGGCAACGACCTCAGCACCGAGAGCTTCGAGGAGCTTACCACCCAGGCGATCATCCTGCGCGACGCCTTCGACATCGACGTCAACGAGTCCATCAAGGCGGCCAACCAGCTCATGACCCAGTTCGGCTACGACGGCAAGGCGGCCTACGATATGCTCGCCGCCGGCTGCCAGGAGGGCCTGAACGCCAACGGAGAATGGCTCGACGCCGTGTCCGAGTACTCGGTCTACTACGAGCAGTTGGGGCTGTCGGCCGAGGATATGTTCAACACCATGGCTGCAGGATCAAAGACGTTCCTCAACGGCACCGACAAGGCCGGCGACGCCATCAAGGAGTTCTCGATCCGCGCCATCGACATGAGCGATTCCTCCAAAGAGGGCTTCGAGCTGATGGGGCTTTCGGCCGACGACTTCGCCGCGAGGATCGCAGCGGGCGGCGACACGGCGCGAGACGCCACCATCGAGACGGTAAACGCGCTGCTCGCCATGGAAGATCCAATCAAGCAGAACACCGCCGGCGTCGATCTGTTCGGCACGATGTGGGAGGACATGGGACGAGACGGCATGGAGGCGATGCTCGGCCTCATGGGCGCTGCGGCAGACACCGCAGGCACCATGGACGAGATCGACCAGATACGATACGACAACGTGGCAGACCAGGCCGAGGGGCTGAAGCGGCGCTTCGAGAGCGAGATCCTGATGCCTTTGGTCGACGTTATCCAGCCAGCCCTCGGCGAGTTCTTCGCCTTCGCTAGCGACAACTTCTCATGGCTCGGGCCGGTCGTGGCCGGAGTCGCCGTCGCGTTCGGCGTGCTCGGAACCGCCATGGCCATCTCTGGAACCATCCAGGCGGTTACGGGTGCTATGGCGGCCCTGAACATCACCATGAACATGAATCCCGTTGTTCTTATCGTTTCTGCGATAGCGGCGCTCGTGACCGCGTTCATTTTGTTGTGGAACAACTGCGAAGAGTTCCGCAACTTCTGGACAGGACTGTGGGACTCGATCTGCCAGACCGCATCGGCCGCCGCCGACTGGTTCATGGCGAACGTCATCGCGCCCGTCGGCGACTTCTTTACCAAGCTCGGCGAGACCGTCTCCGGCGTGTGGGAGTACGTGGCCGCAGCGGCGCAGCAGGGATGGGACGCCATCTGCAACGCCGTCCAGGTCGGCATCATGTTCGTCCAGGAGATCATATCTGCCGGCGTCGAACTCTTGCTCGTCCCATGGAACTTCGTCTGGCAGAACTTCGGCGTCTACCTCCAGGCCGCATGGGACGGGATCTTCTCCATCGTGTCCGCAGGCCTTGATACCATCGGATCATGGCTGAGCGAGAAGCTGTCGGTTCTATCTGCGCTGTGGAGCGCTGGATGGAGCGCCATATCCACGGCCGCATCGTCGTCATGGAGCGCCATAACGTCCATCGTCGGTGCCGGAATCGACGCCGTGCACTCGTGGGTGAGCGACAAGGTGCAGATGGTCAGGGCGGTATGGGACGTTTGCTGGGGCGCTGTTTCCAGCAGAGTCCAGGCCGCATGGTCTACCGTGACGTCTGTCGTCGCCGCCGGTGTGAGTGTCGTTCAGGAAAAGTTCAATGCTGTCAAATCTACTGCGGAGTCGGTTTGGAACGCGGTCAAATCTGCCATCGAGACTCCGATCAAGGCCGCCGTCAGTACCGTAAAGGGGGCTATCGACAAGATCAAAGGGTTCTTCAACTTCTCGTGGAAGCTTCCAGATCTGAAGCTACCGCACCCCTACATAGAGGGCAGCTTCAGCCTCAATCCTCCGTCGGTTCCGCATTTCGGTATCAAATGGTACGCCAACGGAGCGATCCTCACCAGGCCGACCATCTTCGGAGCGCTTGGAGACAAGCTCATGGGCGGTGGAGAGGCCGGCCCCGAGGCCGTCCTGCCCATCAGCAAGCTCCAGGGCTACATCGACGCATCATTCGAGCGCAATCGCGAGTACGGAGACGATGTGGATCGCCTGATCGAGGCCATGGCGGCCAACCAGGGCCAGACGAACAACTTCTACGGCGTCAAATCGCCGTCAGACGTTGTCCGCGCTCTGAGGATCAGCCGCACCTACGGTTTGGCCGGTGATCGCAATGGCTGA
- a CDS encoding phage major capsid protein encodes MTIKFANMEACEHLAEAMLSETADPNALALAWAGYSESIANELRAEFEQYGPNIDAAAMESRGYRVLTAKERAWYEKVSQALRDAKTEQAFIDIIGTNDQDTLMPPTIIQDVFSDIQKESKLLAKVGSQYVGYATKFIMNDASIQMGAWGKVTDAITKEIEGAIKVISMEQSRYTAFCIIPLDVLDMGPEFVDAFIRALMAESMLYGLEQAVVNGSGVNMPIGMMRDPEGSFSQTTGYPAKTAVKVTSFAPAEYGELLADLAETPTGRQRVFDEVILVTNMSDYLTKIMPATTVQSTMGGYVSNVFPFPTDPIPCASVPTGKAVLGIPKLYKLGIGGSRNGIEYDDSFKFLDDCRTFKAIQHAAGRPYDDASFIVLDISDLDPAYLTVRNIGELPGGVEVSGEVTTKAAAETPSV; translated from the coding sequence ATGACCATCAAGTTCGCCAACATGGAGGCCTGCGAGCACCTGGCCGAGGCGATGCTCTCGGAGACCGCAGACCCGAACGCGCTGGCGCTCGCCTGGGCCGGCTACTCCGAGTCCATCGCCAACGAGCTGCGCGCCGAGTTCGAGCAGTACGGCCCCAACATCGACGCCGCTGCCATGGAGTCGCGCGGATACCGCGTGCTGACCGCCAAGGAGCGCGCGTGGTACGAGAAGGTCTCCCAGGCCCTGCGCGACGCCAAGACCGAGCAGGCGTTCATCGACATCATCGGCACCAACGACCAGGACACCCTGATGCCGCCGACCATCATCCAGGACGTCTTCTCGGACATCCAGAAGGAGAGCAAGCTGCTCGCCAAGGTCGGCTCGCAGTACGTCGGCTACGCCACCAAGTTCATTATGAACGACGCCTCGATCCAGATGGGCGCGTGGGGCAAGGTCACCGACGCCATTACCAAGGAGATCGAGGGCGCTATCAAGGTCATCTCCATGGAGCAGAGCCGCTACACCGCCTTCTGCATCATCCCGCTCGACGTTCTGGACATGGGGCCGGAGTTCGTGGACGCGTTCATCCGCGCCCTCATGGCCGAGTCCATGCTCTACGGTCTCGAGCAGGCCGTCGTCAACGGCTCGGGCGTCAATATGCCCATCGGCATGATGCGCGACCCGGAGGGTTCGTTCAGCCAGACGACGGGCTACCCCGCAAAGACCGCCGTCAAGGTCACGTCCTTCGCCCCTGCCGAGTACGGCGAGCTTCTGGCAGATCTCGCCGAGACCCCGACGGGCCGCCAGCGAGTATTCGACGAGGTGATCCTGGTGACCAACATGAGCGACTACCTCACGAAGATCATGCCGGCCACCACCGTGCAGTCAACCATGGGCGGCTACGTGTCCAACGTGTTCCCGTTCCCGACCGACCCCATCCCCTGCGCGTCCGTGCCGACCGGCAAGGCCGTCCTTGGAATCCCGAAGCTCTACAAGCTCGGCATCGGCGGCTCCCGTAACGGCATCGAGTACGACGACTCCTTCAAGTTCCTCGACGACTGCCGCACCTTCAAGGCGATCCAGCACGCAGCCGGACGCCCCTACGACGATGCCAGCTTCATCGTGCTCGACATCTCCGACCTCGACCCGGCCTACCTCACCGTCCGCAACATCGGCGAGCTTCCCGGCGGCGTCGAGGTCTCCGGCGAGGTGACCACCAAGGCCGCCGCAGAGACGCCGAGCGTGTAG
- a CDS encoding head maturation protease, ClpP-related, whose product MKHYFSLAKEGRKARLDIYGDITSRPWLESDMSAKILSTQLEELGDVDEIEVHINSYGGEVAEGLAIYNALRGHAARVKTVCDGLACSIASVIFMAGDERVMRKASMLMIHNAWAYGEGNAAELRKQADDLDAITEASKAAYLSRVSIDADELTALMDAETWIAPGRAVEMGFATSVDEFDEAPGPSQCALRALVALAAAKEADPEDPDDPDDPEDPEDPDNPEVADDTGGGEDPDDPDDGDDEEKPKEALQRLGRFFNAINQ is encoded by the coding sequence ATGAAGCATTACTTCTCTCTCGCGAAGGAGGGCCGAAAGGCACGCCTCGACATCTACGGCGACATCACGTCGCGCCCGTGGCTCGAGAGCGACATGAGCGCCAAGATCCTCTCCACCCAGCTCGAGGAGCTGGGGGACGTTGACGAGATCGAGGTGCACATCAACAGCTACGGCGGCGAGGTGGCCGAGGGACTTGCGATCTACAACGCCCTGCGGGGCCATGCCGCCCGCGTCAAGACCGTCTGCGACGGGCTGGCGTGCTCCATCGCGTCGGTGATCTTCATGGCCGGCGACGAGCGCGTGATGCGCAAGGCGTCGATGCTCATGATCCACAACGCGTGGGCCTACGGCGAGGGCAACGCCGCCGAGCTTCGCAAGCAGGCAGACGATCTGGACGCCATCACCGAGGCGTCGAAGGCCGCCTACCTCTCGCGCGTCTCCATCGACGCCGATGAGCTTACGGCCCTCATGGACGCCGAGACGTGGATTGCCCCCGGGCGCGCCGTGGAGATGGGGTTCGCCACCTCCGTGGACGAGTTCGACGAAGCCCCCGGCCCCTCTCAGTGCGCGCTGCGCGCCCTCGTGGCGCTGGCGGCCGCCAAGGAGGCCGACCCGGAAGACCCCGACGATCCGGACGACCCGGAAGATCCGGAAGACCCGGACAATCCGGAAGTCGCCGACGACACCGGCGGCGGCGAAGACCCCGACGACCCCGACGACGGGGACGACGAGGAAAAGCCCAAAGAGGCGCTCCAGCGACTGGGGCGCTTTTTTAATGCCATCAACCAGTAG
- a CDS encoding phage portal protein, protein MNVLEFLDFRVKTDEIRPADGASLGDDAAMLYFKAAATDTAIGYVADSIASCEMRVMVEGEPKRGDLYRKLNLRPNPVMSAYQLKVGMIYRLMTMGEALIVPVGNGLYLADGFNKTDIDFGRATFENVTVSGFQIRRRYGPGEAIYLTFGNQRVKRLVDGMFESYAKMMGSAVAGYQAGAGTKWKLTVEQGGSGDRRFNKAAEQQRNDPREMLQTFIRGANAVYFETRGQELKEIDVKGCPSDDLIKIRKDAFELVASIYKIPQSMLFGNMTNLDEITRVFLTFTVKPLAKQISEELTSKLFDPLEWYRGSEVVVDTSRIKYIDIFDSAPSVQQLLGAGYSMDELREYLNQPTIGTEESQQHLITRNFGPIDEVLRQVIQERG, encoded by the coding sequence GTGAATGTCCTTGAGTTCCTCGACTTCCGCGTCAAGACCGACGAGATCAGGCCCGCCGACGGCGCGAGCCTCGGGGACGACGCCGCCATGCTGTACTTCAAGGCGGCCGCCACCGACACCGCCATCGGGTACGTGGCCGACTCCATCGCGAGCTGCGAGATGCGCGTGATGGTCGAGGGCGAGCCGAAGCGCGGCGACCTCTACCGTAAGCTCAACCTGCGCCCCAACCCCGTCATGAGCGCCTATCAGCTCAAGGTCGGCATGATCTACCGGCTCATGACCATGGGAGAGGCCCTCATCGTCCCCGTCGGCAACGGCCTGTACCTCGCCGACGGATTCAACAAGACCGACATCGACTTCGGGCGCGCGACGTTCGAGAACGTCACCGTGAGCGGATTCCAGATCCGCCGCCGCTACGGCCCGGGCGAGGCCATCTACCTCACCTTCGGAAACCAGCGCGTGAAGCGCCTCGTTGACGGTATGTTCGAGTCCTACGCAAAGATGATGGGATCTGCCGTCGCCGGGTACCAGGCCGGGGCCGGGACGAAGTGGAAGCTGACCGTCGAGCAGGGAGGCTCGGGAGACCGCCGGTTCAACAAGGCGGCCGAGCAGCAGCGGAACGACCCGCGCGAGATGCTGCAGACTTTCATCCGTGGTGCCAACGCCGTCTACTTCGAGACGCGCGGCCAGGAGCTGAAGGAGATCGACGTGAAGGGGTGCCCCTCCGACGACCTCATCAAGATCCGCAAGGACGCCTTCGAGCTGGTCGCGAGCATCTACAAGATCCCCCAGTCGATGCTGTTCGGCAACATGACGAACCTCGACGAGATCACGCGCGTTTTCCTCACGTTCACCGTGAAGCCCCTCGCCAAGCAGATCTCCGAAGAGCTTACCTCCAAGCTCTTCGACCCCCTCGAATGGTACCGGGGGAGCGAGGTCGTGGTGGACACCTCGCGCATCAAGTACATCGACATCTTCGACAGCGCCCCGTCGGTGCAGCAACTGCTCGGGGCCGGCTACTCCATGGACGAGCTGCGGGAGTACCTCAACCAGCCGACCATCGGAACGGAAGAGTCCCAGCAGCACCTCATCACCCGAAACTTCGGGCCCATCGACGAGGTGCTGCGCCAAGTCATCCAGGAAAGGGGGTGA
- a CDS encoding terminase TerL endonuclease subunit: MAAKRSSDLRPRKRRRIDCPEITEWMRLVETGGIEACAEQHQLVAHVRHVFATEDLIIDYGRIERYMGYQKYFPFDLLPWEKFCFTLFMCVFKADGTPRWDEMFIYVGRGAGKNGFDGFVAFCAITNANGIGFYDVDICANSEEQAKTSFDDVYNVLEDPDNYRKFQRSFSWNQVVITSKSTKSRIKYRTDNPKSKDGLRSGMVIFDEVHAYENWKNINVFTTGLGKKPHPRRLYTTTDGDVRDGVLDSLKSKSKKILSGEKHDNGFLPFMCKLDRPEEVNDPRNWEKANPSLPYLPILHTEIEKEYADYVENPAVNFDFMTKRMNCPVAAQESPVAKWEDILATNREVPELYGWPCICGIDFAKTNDFVAAVLLFRENGQYYAICHTWVCRQSADLGRIKAPLDEWEAAGLLEFVDDVEVSPWLVTDWLIDQMRLYDVMRVSIDSYRFSLLKRELEGIGFDDKKRKNIKLVRPSDIMLVQVKINSLFLNQSIAWGDNPLMRWYTNNAKLVPAAHGNFTYGKIEEKSRKTDGFMAFVAAMTQEGELPECNEIEFIEPLVV, from the coding sequence ATGGCGGCGAAGAGGAGTTCTGACCTCCGTCCCAGGAAGCGGCGGCGCATCGACTGCCCCGAGATCACCGAATGGATGAGGCTGGTCGAGACCGGCGGCATCGAGGCATGCGCCGAGCAGCACCAGCTCGTTGCCCATGTGCGGCACGTGTTCGCTACCGAGGATCTCATCATCGACTACGGGCGCATCGAGCGGTACATGGGGTACCAGAAGTACTTCCCGTTCGACCTCCTCCCGTGGGAGAAGTTCTGCTTCACGCTCTTCATGTGCGTGTTCAAGGCCGACGGCACGCCCCGCTGGGACGAGATGTTCATCTACGTCGGGCGCGGAGCCGGAAAGAACGGCTTCGACGGCTTCGTGGCGTTCTGCGCCATCACCAACGCCAACGGCATCGGCTTCTACGACGTCGACATCTGCGCCAACTCCGAGGAGCAGGCGAAGACCTCGTTCGACGACGTCTACAACGTCCTCGAAGATCCTGACAACTACAGGAAGTTCCAGCGGTCTTTCTCCTGGAACCAAGTCGTCATCACGAGCAAGTCCACCAAGTCCCGCATCAAGTACCGCACCGACAACCCGAAGAGCAAGGACGGCCTTCGCTCCGGCATGGTCATCTTCGACGAGGTGCACGCCTACGAGAACTGGAAGAACATCAACGTCTTCACCACGGGCCTCGGCAAGAAGCCACACCCGCGAAGGCTCTACACGACAACCGACGGCGACGTGCGCGACGGCGTGCTCGACTCGCTGAAAAGCAAATCGAAGAAGATCCTCTCCGGAGAGAAGCACGACAACGGCTTTCTTCCGTTCATGTGCAAGCTCGACCGCCCCGAGGAGGTCAACGACCCCAGGAACTGGGAGAAGGCGAATCCATCCCTCCCGTATCTGCCAATCCTTCACACCGAGATCGAGAAGGAGTACGCCGACTACGTAGAGAACCCCGCCGTCAACTTCGATTTCATGACCAAGCGCATGAACTGCCCGGTTGCCGCCCAGGAAAGCCCCGTGGCGAAGTGGGAGGACATCCTGGCGACGAACCGCGAGGTGCCGGAGCTGTACGGATGGCCCTGCATCTGCGGCATCGACTTCGCCAAGACAAACGACTTCGTGGCCGCTGTGCTGCTCTTCCGCGAGAACGGGCAGTACTACGCCATATGCCATACGTGGGTCTGCCGCCAGTCGGCAGATCTCGGGCGCATCAAAGCGCCACTTGACGAATGGGAGGCCGCCGGCCTCCTCGAATTCGTGGACGACGTAGAGGTGTCCCCCTGGCTCGTGACCGACTGGCTGATCGACCAAATGCGCCTCTACGACGTCATGAGGGTCTCCATCGACTCCTACCGCTTCTCGCTGCTCAAGCGCGAGCTTGAGGGCATCGGATTCGACGACAAGAAGCGGAAGAACATCAAGCTCGTGCGTCCCAGCGACATCATGCTCGTGCAGGTCAAGATCAACTCGCTCTTCCTCAACCAGTCGATAGCCTGGGGCGACAACCCGCTCATGCGCTGGTACACGAACAACGCGAAGCTGGTTCCGGCCGCGCACGGCAACTTCACCTACGGGAAGATCGAGGAGAAATCGAGAAAGACGGACGGTTTCATGGCCTTCGTGGCGGCCATGACCCAGGAAGGAGAGCTGCCCGAATGCAACGAGATCGAGTTCATCGAGCCTTTGGTGGTTTAG
- a CDS encoding P27 family phage terminase small subunit, whose amino-acid sequence MAGRQRQPVEVIAARGKTHLTRAGYDERKASQVNVPIDLRDIEPPEYLFQWPERVADFDRYAKMLSHLMPDSFGQPDADLLARYVVSESLYESFTAKLVGLSKPEDIKAVQIAQDRAFKQAHTCASSLGLTVTSRCKLVVPVAEDDGGEEEF is encoded by the coding sequence GTGGCCGGACGACAGAGACAGCCCGTGGAGGTCATCGCCGCGCGCGGAAAGACCCATCTGACGCGGGCGGGTTACGACGAGCGCAAGGCGTCGCAAGTCAACGTGCCCATCGACTTGCGCGACATCGAGCCTCCCGAGTACCTTTTCCAGTGGCCCGAGCGCGTGGCCGACTTCGACCGCTACGCCAAGATGCTCTCCCATCTCATGCCGGACAGCTTCGGGCAGCCCGACGCCGACCTCCTGGCGCGCTACGTGGTTTCCGAATCGCTTTACGAGTCGTTCACCGCAAAGCTCGTCGGTCTCTCGAAGCCAGAGGACATCAAGGCGGTTCAGATCGCCCAAGACCGCGCGTTCAAGCAGGCCCACACCTGCGCCTCATCCCTGGGCCTCACCGTGACGTCGCGCTGCAAGCTCGTCGTGCCGGTCGCCGAGGACGATGGCGGCGAAGAGGAGTTCTGA
- a CDS encoding HNH endonuclease translates to MRVPKDRSLASWISELIKGGRLYRFYKTDEWRILRDAVMADAHGECEWCREKAGPPVRATCVHHVNEVKDRPELALSRYYTDAEGNMQRNLWAICEACHNKAHGRFQGPRRKRGDERPLTDERW, encoded by the coding sequence ATGAGGGTACCCAAAGACCGCTCCCTCGCGTCGTGGATAAGTGAGCTTATAAAGGGCGGCAGACTGTACCGCTTCTACAAGACCGACGAATGGAGGATCCTCCGCGATGCCGTCATGGCAGACGCCCACGGGGAGTGCGAGTGGTGCCGCGAGAAGGCGGGGCCGCCCGTGCGCGCCACGTGCGTCCACCACGTGAACGAGGTCAAGGATCGCCCGGAGCTGGCGCTGTCCCGCTACTACACCGACGCCGAGGGGAATATGCAGAGGAACCTGTGGGCCATATGCGAGGCGTGCCACAACAAGGCCCACGGGAGATTCCAGGGGCCGAGGAGGAAGAGAGGCGATGAGAGGCCGCTGACGGACGAGAGATGGTGA
- a CDS encoding Lar family restriction alleviation protein: MSDELKPCPLCGGPVLIHRRTDGQVDGIVCDECLLTLEAVDVCPEWHTLDELVLRWNARAAVTDEQFAQAVHDGETWQKVRECCIDGVSGGGNCGTTTYRLSCGHVAVMPMGARFAYCPNCGAKVVAE; the protein is encoded by the coding sequence ATGAGCGATGAGCTGAAGCCCTGCCCTCTGTGCGGTGGCCCGGTGCTAATACACCGCCGCACCGACGGCCAAGTGGACGGCATCGTGTGCGACGAGTGCCTTCTCACGTTGGAGGCGGTAGACGTTTGCCCGGAATGGCACACGCTCGACGAGCTGGTGCTTCGCTGGAACGCCCGCGCGGCCGTCACCGACGAGCAGTTCGCACAGGCCGTCCACGACGGGGAGACGTGGCAGAAGGTGAGGGAGTGCTGCATCGACGGTGTGAGTGGCGGTGGAAACTGTGGGACGACAACGTATCGTCTGTCGTGCGGCCATGTCGCCGTCATGCCCATGGGTGCGCGCTTCGCGTACTGCCCGAACTGCGGCGCGAAGGTGGTGGCCGAATGA